One region of Termitidicoccus mucosus genomic DNA includes:
- a CDS encoding exopolysaccharide biosynthesis protein: MGTNAAPDNPAPSSSAQASARPRLSGELARLRALFQERPVRLREIIAALHQRAWLLLILLCALPFCVPLPVPGVSTPFGLAAALVALALARGREPKLSDKTLDRKLPAGFFGKLIGFTGGLVRWLEKWQRPRLTFVMDSPMLMRLHGAGLLASALVLMLPLPIPFSNTLPAIGVLLVASGLLERDGLCVLAGHATFLASVLYLTLWGRAAVGLVHYIWG, encoded by the coding sequence ATGGGAACAAACGCGGCACCTGACAACCCGGCACCGTCGTCGTCCGCGCAAGCTTCCGCGCGCCCCCGCCTCTCCGGCGAGCTGGCGCGGCTGCGGGCGCTGTTTCAGGAGCGGCCGGTGCGATTGCGCGAGATCATCGCGGCGCTGCACCAGCGGGCCTGGCTGCTGTTGATCCTGCTGTGCGCGCTGCCGTTTTGCGTGCCGCTGCCCGTGCCGGGGGTATCCACGCCGTTCGGCCTCGCGGCGGCGCTGGTCGCGCTGGCGCTGGCGCGCGGACGCGAGCCGAAGCTCTCCGACAAGACGCTCGACCGGAAGCTGCCGGCGGGGTTTTTCGGCAAGCTGATCGGCTTCACCGGCGGCCTGGTGCGCTGGCTGGAAAAATGGCAACGCCCGCGCCTGACATTCGTGATGGATTCGCCGATGCTCATGCGGCTGCACGGGGCGGGGCTGCTGGCATCGGCGCTGGTGCTCATGCTGCCGCTGCCGATTCCCTTTTCGAACACGCTTCCCGCCATCGGGGTGTTGCTGGTGGCGAGCGGGCTGCTGGAACGCGACGGACTCTGCGTGCTCGCCGGGCATGCGACGTTTCTGGCGAGCGTGCTGTATCTGACGCTCTGGGGCCGCGCGGCGGTGGGGCTGGTGCATTACATATGGGGCTGA
- a CDS encoding 7-carboxy-7-deazaguanine synthase QueE — MLISEIFYSLQGEGELTGVPSVFVRTSGCNLRCNWCDTPYASWEPEGRAMETGEIMAEINRHAAARHVVLTGGEPLVAKDIRVLAAAVRATGRHITIETAATIAPDGIACDLASLSPKLRNSAPDTRLPESWRERHKAARWRPDVVRAWMAHCAYQFKFVVSAPADIEELEAMLREAGGDILPSKVLLMPEGTTMEALRARAGWVGEICKARGYRYAHRLHIELYGNKRGT, encoded by the coding sequence GTGTTGATTTCCGAGATATTTTATTCGTTGCAAGGCGAGGGCGAGCTGACGGGGGTGCCGTCGGTATTCGTGCGCACCTCGGGCTGCAACCTGCGCTGCAACTGGTGCGACACGCCTTACGCGTCGTGGGAGCCGGAGGGGCGCGCGATGGAGACCGGGGAAATCATGGCGGAAATCAACCGCCACGCGGCGGCGCGGCACGTGGTGCTCACCGGCGGCGAACCGCTGGTGGCGAAGGACATCCGCGTGCTCGCGGCGGCGGTGCGCGCGACGGGTCGGCACATCACCATCGAGACGGCGGCGACCATCGCGCCGGACGGCATCGCATGCGATCTCGCCTCGCTGAGCCCGAAGCTGCGCAACTCGGCCCCCGACACGCGGTTGCCGGAATCGTGGCGGGAAAGGCACAAGGCGGCGCGCTGGCGGCCCGACGTGGTGCGGGCATGGATGGCGCACTGCGCGTATCAATTCAAATTTGTCGTGAGCGCGCCCGCCGACATCGAGGAACTGGAGGCGATGCTGCGCGAGGCCGGCGGGGACATTCTGCCGTCGAAAGTGCTGCTCATGCCCGAGGGGACGACCATGGAGGCGCTGCGGGCGCGGGCCGGCTGGGTCGGCGAAATCTGCAAGGCCCGCGGCTATCGCTATGCGCACCGTCTGCACATCGAGCTTTATGGGAACAAACGCGGCACCTGA
- the ltrA gene encoding group II intron reverse transcriptase/maturase, with protein sequence MNTKDQTERSPLSANGMEADDNTADRRKSESKRPGAESAKGTERNMMEQILAPENLNAAWQRVRRNQGAPGVDGITIEAFPAILREHTESLRQALIAGSYRPMPVRRTFIPKPDGTERPLGVPTVLDRLIQQAVAQVLSPLFDPGFSENSHGFRPGRNAHQAVRQVQAAWKDRRRHAVDCDLKSFFDTVNHDRLMDGLRQKVKDARVLALIHRYLKAGVVLPDGRVEETPQGVPQGGPLSPLLANIVLDPLDKELEKRGHRFARYADDFIIMVKSARAAQRVMAGLVRYVEGRLKLAVNPAKCKIALLKECSFFELQDNGTGKRRLDREGLSAV encoded by the coding sequence ATGAACACGAAGGACCAAACCGAAAGGAGTCCCCTGTCCGCGAACGGGATGGAAGCCGACGACAACACCGCCGACCGGCGGAAGTCGGAGTCCAAGCGCCCGGGCGCGGAGTCGGCGAAGGGGACGGAGCGAAACATGATGGAGCAAATCCTTGCTCCGGAAAACCTCAATGCGGCGTGGCAACGAGTGCGCCGCAACCAAGGAGCACCGGGAGTTGATGGCATCACCATCGAAGCCTTCCCGGCGATCCTGCGCGAACACACCGAGAGCCTCCGGCAGGCGCTGATCGCGGGCAGCTATCGTCCGATGCCGGTGCGTCGGACGTTTATCCCCAAGCCCGACGGGACCGAGCGCCCGCTCGGGGTGCCCACCGTGTTGGATCGGCTGATCCAGCAAGCGGTGGCGCAAGTGCTAAGCCCCCTGTTTGACCCGGGGTTTAGCGAAAACAGCCACGGCTTCCGGCCCGGACGCAACGCCCATCAGGCGGTGCGGCAGGTGCAGGCAGCGTGGAAAGACAGACGCCGCCACGCGGTGGATTGCGACCTCAAGTCTTTCTTCGATACGGTCAACCATGACCGGTTGATGGACGGCCTGCGTCAAAAGGTAAAGGACGCCCGTGTTCTCGCCCTGATCCACCGTTACCTGAAAGCAGGAGTCGTGCTGCCGGACGGCCGCGTGGAGGAAACGCCGCAAGGCGTGCCCCAAGGCGGTCCCTTGTCACCGTTGCTCGCCAATATCGTGCTCGATCCCTTGGATAAAGAGTTGGAAAAGCGCGGACACCGGTTCGCGCGTTACGCCGACGACTTTATCATAATGGTGAAGAGTGCGAGGGCGGCGCAGCGGGTAATGGCCGGTCTGGTGCGCTATGTGGAAGGGCGTCTGAAGTTGGCGGTCAACCCGGCGAAGTGTAAAATCGCGTTGTTAAAAGAATGCTCGTTTTTTGAGCTTCAAGATAACGGCACGGGGAAACGTCGTCTGGACCGAGAAGGCCTGTCTGCGGTTTAA
- a CDS encoding VOC family protein produces MTILPYRLLFSAALAAFCFNGSMAGAPMEPRISVITLGVADLHRSFRFYKDGLGFPTKMTPDGGIVLFATTGTRMFLYSYAELAKDAGMSPALPQDASRRFTGITFGHCVRRRELVDAVLKQAEDAGGRIVKPAKEASWGGYSGYFADPDGYLWEVAYSVHWKFNADGSVVVE; encoded by the coding sequence ATGACGATCTTACCTTACCGACTGTTGTTCTCTGCAGCTCTCGCAGCTTTTTGCTTTAACGGATCAATGGCCGGGGCTCCGATGGAACCTCGGATAAGTGTCATCACCTTGGGTGTTGCCGATCTCCATCGATCCTTTCGTTTCTATAAGGACGGGCTTGGTTTTCCCACCAAGATGACGCCGGACGGCGGGATTGTCCTGTTTGCGACCACGGGAACGCGAATGTTTCTATATTCTTACGCTGAACTCGCGAAGGACGCCGGAATGAGCCCGGCGCTTCCACAGGATGCAAGCCGGCGCTTCACCGGAATAACGTTCGGTCACTGTGTCCGGAGGAGAGAGCTGGTGGATGCAGTCTTGAAGCAGGCCGAGGACGCCGGAGGACGGATCGTCAAACCGGCAAAGGAGGCATCGTGGGGAGGCTACAGTGGTTATTTTGCCGATCCGGATGGTTACTTGTGGGAGGTCGCCTACTCGGTCCACTGGAAATTCAATGCGGATGGGAGTGTGGTTGTCGAATAA
- a CDS encoding DUF3108 domain-containing protein, with translation MRNLALSGMFLLLVSPGLRSGTVALADGESLKYRVSWGILSHAGEISVTARAEELAGLPQLRVSTLTATTGVARKLYKFEARGECLYDGADGRILAAITNSIARKKKSHAMAVFDYGTGTMDYRDYVRPEKSGTHAIPEGSVTDLITCLVQTRSWDMKTGDRRPATVMFDDDFYDLTIVAGDIEKVDTPWGEVDAMVLAPIMEKEPKGMFKRGGKVRVWISQDERRLPVKLEISMKVGTGTAHLTDYTPPAAGLVAASK, from the coding sequence ATGCGAAACCTAGCCCTGTCCGGCATGTTCCTTTTGCTTGTTTCCCCCGGCCTCCGCTCCGGCACCGTCGCGCTCGCCGACGGCGAATCCCTGAAATACCGCGTGAGCTGGGGCATTCTTTCCCATGCCGGCGAAATCAGCGTCACGGCCCGCGCCGAGGAACTCGCCGGCCTGCCGCAGCTTCGCGTGTCCACCCTCACCGCCACCACGGGCGTGGCGCGCAAGCTCTACAAATTCGAGGCCAGGGGCGAGTGCCTTTACGACGGCGCCGACGGGCGCATCCTCGCCGCCATCACCAATTCCATCGCTCGCAAAAAGAAAAGCCACGCCATGGCGGTGTTTGACTACGGCACGGGCACGATGGATTACCGGGATTACGTCCGGCCCGAAAAAAGCGGCACGCATGCCATTCCCGAAGGCAGCGTGACCGACCTCATCACCTGCCTCGTGCAAACCCGCTCGTGGGACATGAAAACCGGCGACCGCCGGCCCGCCACGGTGATGTTTGACGACGATTTCTACGACCTCACCATCGTGGCCGGCGACATCGAGAAAGTGGACACACCGTGGGGCGAGGTGGACGCGATGGTGCTCGCGCCCATCATGGAGAAGGAGCCGAAGGGCATGTTCAAACGCGGCGGCAAGGTGCGCGTCTGGATTTCGCAGGACGAGCGCCGTCTGCCCGTGAAGCTGGAGATCTCGATGAAGGTCGGCACCGGCACCGCGCATCTGACCGATTACACGCCGCCTGCCGCCGGGCTCGTGGCCGCGTCGAAATAA
- a CDS encoding SDR family NAD(P)-dependent oxidoreductase yields MNTNKLTGKVALVTGGSRGLGTAIANALADEGADIAITYIASAEKAGLVVRALEAKGVRAAAFKSDQGDPTQAAPLIQAVVSRFGRLDILVNNAAVAYQGKTIDDPNIDNDMMDRQWAVNVHGVIANIRAAAKVLPEGGRIITISSGVAVRAGFAGTADYAGTKAAVTGYSKGAARDLAPRKITVNVVAAGLMNTDMAAEADVAEMLFSTLAIQRFAALEEVAAGVVFLASPAASYVTGAVLNVEGGYSA; encoded by the coding sequence ATGAATACGAATAAACTTACCGGGAAAGTTGCTCTGGTCACAGGCGGCTCGCGCGGACTTGGCACCGCCATCGCTAACGCTCTCGCAGATGAAGGAGCAGATATCGCCATTACCTATATTGCCTCGGCAGAGAAAGCCGGGCTTGTTGTGCGAGCATTGGAGGCCAAGGGAGTGCGGGCTGCGGCGTTCAAATCCGATCAAGGCGATCCCACTCAAGCGGCTCCACTGATCCAAGCGGTTGTCAGCCGGTTTGGAAGACTTGACATTCTCGTGAATAATGCCGCCGTTGCCTATCAGGGAAAGACTATCGACGACCCCAATATTGACAATGATATGATGGACCGACAGTGGGCGGTCAATGTCCACGGCGTCATCGCCAACATTCGTGCCGCCGCGAAGGTCTTGCCTGAAGGTGGACGCATTATTACGATAAGTTCCGGAGTTGCCGTGCGGGCGGGCTTTGCGGGCACAGCCGATTATGCCGGCACGAAAGCCGCCGTCACTGGATATTCCAAGGGTGCAGCACGGGATCTTGCACCCAGAAAAATAACCGTCAACGTGGTCGCGGCAGGATTGATGAATACGGATATGGCTGCCGAAGCAGATGTGGCCGAAATGCTTTTCTCCACATTGGCCATTCAGCGGTTTGCAGCTCTTGAGGAAGTTGCAGCTGGAGTGGTTTTTCTTGCGAGTCCTGCCGCATCTTATGTCACTGGTGCGGTGCTGAATGTTGAAGGTGGATATAGCGCATGA
- a CDS encoding EamA family transporter produces the protein MTPAALGLLLVAAMLHATWNYWAKRAGGGLPFVFLTGLVICAAYVPAVAVYWFLKRPGLPWAGAAGVMFVSGALKTGYSLYLQRGYRAGDFSLIYPLARGTGPLLSTLAAVALLGERPPPAALAGGLVIIAGIFWLTGGTRWLGRGRAAAGASAGGEEAARMRGLAARYGVMSGVFIASYTLWDRHAVAGWLLPPLLYDAGTSFTQVALLTPFAWRRRAEVAREWREHRLNAFCVGLFSPASYVLVLTAMTFTPVSYVAPAREVSIIIGAFFGAKLLNEADARRRIVAAAVMAAGIALLVGGSR, from the coding sequence ATGACGCCGGCGGCATTGGGCTTGTTGCTGGTGGCCGCGATGTTGCACGCGACGTGGAACTATTGGGCCAAGCGGGCCGGGGGCGGCCTGCCGTTCGTGTTTCTGACCGGGCTGGTCATCTGCGCGGCCTATGTGCCGGCGGTGGCGGTTTACTGGTTTTTGAAGCGGCCCGGGCTGCCGTGGGCCGGGGCGGCGGGGGTGATGTTTGTGAGCGGGGCGCTGAAAACGGGCTACTCGCTGTATTTGCAGCGCGGATACCGCGCGGGGGACTTTTCGCTCATCTACCCGCTGGCGCGCGGCACGGGGCCGCTGTTGTCCACGCTGGCCGCCGTCGCGCTGCTGGGGGAGCGTCCGCCGCCGGCGGCGCTGGCGGGTGGGCTGGTGATCATCGCGGGCATTTTCTGGCTGACCGGCGGGACGCGGTGGCTGGGGCGCGGGAGAGCGGCGGCGGGTGCCTCTGCCGGCGGGGAAGAGGCGGCCCGCATGCGCGGGCTGGCGGCGCGCTACGGGGTGATGTCGGGGGTGTTCATCGCGTCCTACACGTTGTGGGACCGGCATGCGGTGGCGGGGTGGCTGCTTCCGCCGTTGTTGTATGACGCGGGCACGTCGTTCACCCAGGTGGCGCTGTTGACGCCGTTCGCGTGGCGGCGGCGCGCGGAAGTGGCGCGGGAATGGCGCGAGCACCGGTTGAACGCGTTTTGCGTGGGGCTGTTTTCACCCGCGAGCTACGTGCTGGTGCTGACGGCCATGACGTTCACGCCGGTGAGCTATGTGGCCCCGGCGCGCGAGGTGAGCATCATCATCGGGGCGTTTTTCGGCGCGAAGCTGCTCAACGAGGCCGATGCGCGCCGGCGCATCGTGGCGGCGGCGGTGATGGCGGCGGGAATCGCCCTGCTGGTGGGCGGCTCGCGGTGA
- a CDS encoding sugar phosphate isomerase/epimerase family protein: MIQLGVRAHDFGKLQLDDLARRVAGHGLCAVQFAAPKSIPGFDADAGRLSPGLAVHAREALRAQGVSIAVLGCYINLGTPDEADAALQMRRFKDYLRHARDFGCGIVATETGSVNADFSFHPDNQGEEAYQRVLRRVRELVATAERFGACVCVEAVSTFVIHSPARVRRLLDDVGSDNLQVIFDPVNLLNAGNHRRQDALIEESFALFADRMAVFHAKDFVITPEGQYRQVAAGTEGGLLNYPLFFRLAKKHKPYAQILLEDTHPATLGRTIAFAREAWGKV; encoded by the coding sequence ATGATACAACTCGGTGTCCGCGCCCACGACTTCGGAAAACTCCAGCTCGACGACCTTGCCCGCCGCGTGGCGGGGCACGGACTTTGCGCCGTGCAATTCGCCGCGCCCAAATCCATCCCCGGCTTCGACGCCGACGCGGGCCGCCTCAGCCCCGGCCTCGCCGTCCACGCGCGCGAGGCGCTCCGCGCGCAAGGCGTCTCCATCGCCGTGCTCGGCTGCTACATCAACCTCGGCACGCCCGACGAGGCCGACGCCGCGCTCCAGATGCGCCGCTTCAAGGACTACCTGCGCCACGCGCGCGACTTCGGCTGCGGCATCGTCGCGACCGAGACCGGCTCGGTGAACGCCGACTTCTCCTTCCACCCCGACAACCAGGGCGAGGAGGCCTACCAGCGCGTGCTCCGCCGCGTGCGCGAACTCGTCGCCACGGCGGAGCGCTTCGGCGCGTGCGTGTGCGTCGAGGCGGTATCCACGTTCGTGATACACTCGCCCGCGCGCGTCCGCCGCCTGCTCGACGACGTCGGCTCGGACAACCTCCAGGTGATCTTCGACCCGGTGAACCTGCTGAACGCGGGCAACCACCGGCGGCAGGATGCGCTCATCGAGGAGTCGTTCGCGCTTTTCGCCGACCGCATGGCGGTGTTCCACGCGAAGGACTTTGTCATCACGCCCGAGGGCCAGTACCGGCAGGTCGCCGCCGGCACCGAAGGCGGCCTGCTGAACTACCCGCTGTTTTTCAGGCTCGCCAAAAAACACAAGCCCTACGCGCAAATCCTCCTCGAGGACACCCATCCCGCCACGCTCGGGCGCACCATCGCCTTCGCGCGCGAGGCCTGGGGGAAAGTTTAA
- the hpf gene encoding ribosome hibernation-promoting factor, HPF/YfiA family, whose product MKNQTIPSSAADRLIVRGIHLELTEALKNAVESKCEKLFRHQERIVRIRVDLEHDKLHKGKPRFIAKGHIEIGGPDMIVSITDEDAYKAIDLMTQKLDRLLRVRATAYKKKRLHPRAVELPVDLPKVAC is encoded by the coding sequence ATGAAAAATCAAACCATCCCCTCATCGGCCGCGGACCGCCTGATTGTCCGCGGGATTCACCTAGAACTGACAGAGGCCCTCAAAAACGCCGTGGAGAGCAAGTGCGAAAAGCTCTTCCGGCATCAGGAAAGGATCGTCCGCATCCGTGTGGATCTGGAGCATGACAAGCTCCACAAAGGCAAGCCTCGCTTCATCGCGAAAGGGCATATTGAGATTGGCGGCCCCGACATGATCGTCTCGATCACCGACGAGGACGCCTACAAGGCCATTGACCTCATGACGCAGAAGCTCGACCGGCTTCTCCGTGTGCGGGCCACGGCCTACAAGAAAAAACGCCTGCATCCGCGCGCCGTGGAACTCCCGGTTGATCTGCCCAAGGTCGCCTGTTGA
- a CDS encoding MBL fold metallo-hydrolase RNA specificity domain-containing protein yields MPWEIQFHRKGLHLPQIGWWLDATRPVDRAFVSHAHFDHFAAHREIICTPGTAKLMRARLRGRRVEHALPFGHAEQLDPETTITLLPAGHIHGSAQCLLEHARHGTLLYTGDFKLRPGRSAEPCAAPRADTLVMETTFGKPQYAFPPAGEILAGIVAFCRDTLAAGATPVLFGYSLGKSQEILACLAEAELPVMLHAETFRLTQVYEKLGLVFPAHRRFDERESAGHVVICPPQWGESSFLQKIPARRTAVVSGWAMDRATLYRYRCDAAFPLSDHAGYDDLLRYVELVQPRLVYTVHGFATEFARDLRARGIEAWALGQENQLDLTLA; encoded by the coding sequence ATGCCTTGGGAAATCCAGTTCCACCGCAAAGGACTCCACCTCCCGCAAATCGGCTGGTGGCTCGATGCGACGCGGCCCGTTGACCGCGCCTTCGTTTCGCACGCGCATTTCGACCACTTCGCCGCGCACCGCGAAATCATCTGCACGCCCGGCACCGCGAAACTCATGCGCGCGCGGCTGCGCGGCCGCCGCGTCGAGCACGCGCTTCCCTTCGGCCACGCCGAGCAACTCGACCCCGAGACCACGATCACGCTCCTCCCCGCCGGCCACATCCACGGCTCCGCGCAATGCCTCCTCGAGCACGCCCGCCACGGCACGCTCCTCTACACCGGCGACTTCAAGCTCCGTCCCGGCCGCTCCGCCGAGCCCTGCGCCGCCCCGCGCGCGGACACGCTCGTCATGGAAACCACCTTCGGCAAACCGCAATACGCGTTTCCCCCGGCCGGCGAGATCCTCGCCGGCATCGTCGCCTTCTGCCGCGACACGCTTGCCGCCGGCGCCACCCCCGTGCTCTTCGGCTACAGCCTGGGCAAGAGCCAGGAAATCCTCGCCTGCCTCGCCGAGGCCGAGCTGCCCGTGATGCTGCACGCCGAGACCTTCCGCCTCACGCAGGTTTACGAAAAACTCGGCCTCGTCTTCCCGGCGCATCGGCGGTTCGACGAGCGCGAATCCGCGGGCCACGTCGTCATCTGCCCGCCGCAATGGGGCGAGTCCTCCTTTCTCCAAAAAATCCCCGCGCGCCGCACCGCCGTGGTCAGCGGCTGGGCGATGGATCGCGCCACGCTCTACCGCTACCGCTGCGACGCCGCCTTCCCGCTCTCCGACCATGCCGGCTATGACGATCTCCTCCGCTACGTGGAGCTGGTGCAGCCGCGCCTGGTTTACACGGTGCACGGCTTTGCCACCGAGTTTGCCCGCGACCTTCGCGCGCGCGGCATCGAGGCTTGGGCCTTGGGCCAGGAAAACCAGCTCGATTTGACGCTGGCATAA
- a CDS encoding S4 domain-containing protein: MERSAGLRNASRAADSADVPSSENETPPAQADRIDKWLWAVRVFKTRGLAADACRSGWVRVDEHAVKPAREVRAGEGVTVRQGLVTRTLRVVAIPRSRVGAKLVPEYCEELTPPGEFEQAREHRVQQVLARAPGAGRPTKRDRRALDRFLGRE, from the coding sequence ATGGAGCGCAGCGCGGGCTTGAGAAACGCCAGCCGCGCCGCAGACTCGGCGGATGTGCCTTCCAGCGAAAACGAAACCCCGCCCGCGCAAGCCGACCGCATCGACAAGTGGTTGTGGGCGGTGCGCGTTTTCAAGACGCGCGGCCTCGCTGCCGACGCGTGCCGGTCGGGCTGGGTGCGGGTGGACGAGCACGCGGTGAAACCCGCCCGCGAAGTCCGCGCCGGCGAGGGCGTGACGGTGCGGCAGGGACTGGTGACGCGGACGTTGCGCGTGGTCGCGATACCGCGCAGCCGCGTGGGCGCAAAGCTGGTCCCGGAGTATTGCGAGGAGCTGACGCCCCCGGGGGAATTTGAGCAGGCGCGCGAGCATCGCGTGCAACAAGTCCTCGCCCGCGCCCCCGGCGCCGGCCGCCCCACCAAGCGCGACCGCAGGGCGCTGGACAGGTTTCTCGGGCGCGAATAG
- a CDS encoding group II intron maturase-specific domain-containing protein: MSFKITARGNVVWTEKACLRFKQRLKAITSRKRGVAVDKVIGELRRYVIGWLGYFGISNTYKEVLALEDWMRRRVRLYYWKQWKQPRTRRRNLIKLGANPKQVKLATRSRKGYWRMSSNSIVQAALNNAYLHEQGVPDMRAKWIAMHYGDDGVPS; encoded by the coding sequence TTGAGCTTCAAGATAACGGCACGGGGAAACGTCGTCTGGACCGAGAAGGCCTGTCTGCGGTTTAAACAACGCCTCAAGGCGATCACCTCGCGCAAGCGGGGAGTGGCCGTGGACAAGGTGATCGGGGAGCTCAGGCGTTATGTGATCGGCTGGCTGGGCTACTTCGGGATCAGCAATACCTACAAGGAAGTACTGGCGCTGGAGGATTGGATGCGAAGACGGGTGCGGCTGTATTATTGGAAACAATGGAAACAGCCGAGGACCAGGCGACGTAATCTGATCAAACTCGGAGCGAACCCGAAGCAAGTGAAGCTGGCGACTCGCAGCCGCAAGGGATACTGGCGGATGAGCAGCAACAGTATCGTGCAAGCCGCGCTGAATAACGCGTATCTGCACGAACAAGGGGTGCCGGACATGAGGGCGAAATGGATCGCCATGCATTACGGGGACGACGGCGTTCCCTCCTGA
- a CDS encoding helix-hairpin-helix domain-containing protein, with the protein MKDPLMAFSSNEKELLRTVKGVGPKVIARLEELGFSGFEELAEADARDITKAISEELGASCWRNSPMARAAIEGAIRLAQEKSEGKGS; encoded by the coding sequence TTGAAAGATCCACTCATGGCGTTTTCATCAAATGAGAAAGAACTGCTGCGGACCGTAAAGGGCGTGGGGCCAAAGGTCATCGCACGGCTTGAAGAACTGGGTTTTTCCGGTTTTGAGGAGCTTGCGGAAGCCGATGCCAGGGATATCACAAAGGCGATCTCAGAGGAGCTTGGCGCCTCCTGCTGGCGGAACAGCCCGATGGCAAGAGCCGCGATAGAAGGAGCAATCCGATTGGCCCAAGAAAAATCAGAGGGAAAAGGGAGCTAA
- the proC gene encoding pyrroline-5-carboxylate reductase, which yields MNKIAFIGAGRMASAIVNGLLASGARTASQIACLGGDDNTAANLASRTGITAAPGLAALLDGADTIVLACKPQQLASLDPRLADLAAGKLVLSILAGKRLDRLAQTFPRARNIVRAMPNTPGQIGAGITAWAARAPLSDADRAIIDAVLGALGRVVTVGEPQLDAVTALSGSGPGYIFEFAAALRDAGEAAGLPRETARQLAVETLLGSARLLAASESEAEALRDQVTSPNGTTYAGLQRMGSGNFRRLIKETVLAAKHRSEELSKD from the coding sequence ATGAACAAAATCGCCTTCATCGGCGCGGGCCGCATGGCCTCGGCCATCGTCAACGGACTGCTCGCCAGCGGCGCGCGCACTGCCTCGCAGATCGCCTGCCTCGGCGGCGACGACAACACCGCCGCCAACCTCGCCTCGCGCACCGGCATCACCGCCGCCCCCGGCCTGGCCGCGCTCCTCGACGGGGCCGACACCATCGTCCTCGCCTGCAAACCCCAGCAACTCGCCTCGCTCGATCCGCGCCTCGCCGACCTCGCCGCCGGAAAACTCGTCCTCTCCATCCTTGCCGGCAAACGTCTCGACCGCCTCGCCCAAACCTTTCCCCGCGCCCGCAACATCGTCCGCGCCATGCCCAATACGCCCGGCCAGATCGGCGCGGGCATCACCGCCTGGGCCGCGCGCGCGCCGCTTTCCGATGCCGACCGCGCCATCATTGACGCCGTCCTCGGCGCGTTGGGCCGGGTCGTGACGGTGGGGGAGCCGCAGCTCGACGCCGTCACCGCGCTCAGCGGCAGCGGACCGGGCTACATTTTCGAATTTGCCGCCGCCCTCCGCGATGCCGGGGAGGCCGCCGGGCTTCCGCGCGAAACCGCGCGCCAGCTCGCCGTCGAGACGCTGCTCGGCTCCGCGCGCCTCCTCGCCGCCAGCGAATCCGAGGCCGAGGCACTGCGCGATCAGGTCACCTCGCCCAACGGCACCACCTACGCCGGCCTCCAGCGCATGGGGTCCGGCAACTTCCGCCGCCTCATCAAGGAAACCGTCCTCGCCGCCAAGCACCGCTCCGAGGAGCTGTCCAAGGATTGA